One part of the Actinotignum schaalii genome encodes these proteins:
- a CDS encoding alpha/beta fold hydrolase has product MSAVTYRFQGYTFIEHRIQVPLDYFGAFTQLAPDDTIAHVPATITVFAREIVRAGREDAPRLVYLEGGPGHAAPRPAGLSGWQDLLLNHYRLVLLDERGTGNSYPLDSLTITAAGSPAAQAALLSCFRQDSIVNDAEHLRRHLQGDEPWSVLGQSFGGFAAVSYLSYAPAGLREVMITGGLPSLDSGPQAVYRQTFPRLAARHRAYFERYPNDEDTAWYIATHLADVEEILPTGERLTPARFRQLGQRLGFTYGFEQLHYLLEDPVWSFRGQRRLRPAFLQRVGDAVSAAHAPLYFALQEAIYAQSGTGPLAWAAHRVRGEFPEFAIPALAMGGVGETDLRKEGLGFRFSGESVFPWQFEQDPALLPLRGAANELAFRTSWHDLYRSDVLGGNQVPVAAWIFREDMYVPADLSLETAGRIRGLTALVSDDYQHDALGRDPHTVINALLEAVHRER; this is encoded by the coding sequence ATGAGCGCGGTTACCTATCGTTTTCAGGGTTATACATTCATCGAGCACCGCATCCAGGTGCCCCTTGATTACTTTGGTGCGTTCACTCAGCTGGCCCCCGACGATACTATCGCCCACGTTCCCGCTACCATCACGGTGTTCGCGCGGGAAATTGTGCGGGCCGGCCGCGAGGATGCGCCGCGTCTGGTGTATCTGGAAGGCGGGCCGGGCCACGCGGCACCGCGCCCGGCGGGGCTGAGCGGCTGGCAGGACCTGCTGCTCAACCACTATCGCCTCGTTCTGCTCGACGAACGCGGCACCGGCAATTCGTATCCGCTCGATTCCCTCACCATTACCGCAGCCGGCAGCCCCGCCGCCCAGGCCGCGCTGCTGTCCTGTTTCCGCCAGGATTCTATTGTGAACGACGCCGAACACCTGCGCCGCCACCTCCAAGGCGATGAACCGTGGAGCGTGCTGGGGCAAAGTTTCGGGGGTTTCGCCGCGGTATCCTATCTTTCCTACGCGCCCGCGGGGCTGCGCGAAGTCATGATCACCGGCGGGCTGCCCAGTTTGGATAGCGGCCCGCAAGCCGTATACCGGCAGACTTTCCCGCGCCTGGCCGCCCGGCACCGCGCCTATTTCGAGCGCTACCCGAATGATGAGGACACCGCCTGGTATATCGCCACCCACCTGGCGGATGTGGAAGAAATCCTGCCCACCGGGGAGCGCCTCACCCCGGCGCGGTTCCGCCAGCTCGGCCAGCGCCTCGGCTTCACCTACGGTTTCGAGCAGCTCCACTACCTGCTCGAAGACCCGGTCTGGTCCTTCCGCGGGCAACGCCGGCTGCGCCCCGCCTTCCTCCAGCGGGTGGGCGACGCGGTGTCCGCCGCGCACGCCCCGCTCTATTTCGCGCTCCAGGAAGCCATTTATGCACAATCGGGCACCGGGCCGTTAGCCTGGGCCGCGCACCGGGTGCGCGGGGAATTCCCCGAATTCGCTATCCCCGCGCTCGCGATGGGCGGGGTCGGTGAAACTGATCTGCGTAAGGAAGGGCTGGGCTTCCGCTTCTCCGGGGAAAGCGTTTTCCCCTGGCAATTCGAGCAGGATCCGGCGCTGCTCCCGCTGCGCGGGGCCGCTAATGAGCTCGCCTTCCGCACCTCCTGGCACGATCTGTATCGCTCGGATGTGCTGGGCGGTAATCAGGTTCCCGTGGCCGCGTGGATTTTCCGCGAGGATATGTACGTGCCGGCTGATCTCTCCCTGGAAACCGCCGGGCGCATCCGCGGCCTGACCGCGCTGGTCAGCGATGATTACCAG